The following proteins are encoded in a genomic region of Coffea eugenioides isolate CCC68of chromosome 6, Ceug_1.0, whole genome shotgun sequence:
- the LOC113773808 gene encoding nucleolar and coiled-body phosphoprotein 1-like: MVRIRGGSTSAGRSFRLRDEDIEIVDPPPVAPKKKKMTRGGKVKQTAQRKLVTPTAESSDEQMEGQISEGNIAGENEEPEQATQGDETVTRSSSKRKRTAKGKRTPQSKKKQSADPSVDQQNEENTTESQPTPEPSIRKSPRTRTETQNVGASATQTSKGTRSGKNPVSQPVPEPVPLPKFIDDEARDRFDTDSRRKLSYGRFLTPIFAHFEIPFSGKSPKDSVSSVFSKAYFERKNLKFFDGHWCYKETVAESRRKNLHETPVTPRTPHDQSGYVSPFTMHPRKSANGLMMTMTSAQQSSFLEKRNLLVPPIPETNETAHQKEPRSEPTGPTTGNETTPASSSQPKDKDKAPVTEEAYEDDDEETEEEEDPEQYRLTRRRPGSSKITI; encoded by the exons ATGGTTAGAATTAGGGGAGGATCTACTAGTGCCGGACGGTCTTTTAGGCTTAGggatgaagacattgaaattGTTGATCCACCTCCTGTGGcacctaaaaagaagaaaatgaccCGTGGTGGCAAAGTAAAGCAGACTGCCCAAAGAAAATTAGTTACTCCAACTGCTGAATCATCTGATGAACAAATGGAAGGGCAGATCTCTGAAGGGAACATTGCTGGTGAAAATGAGGAACCAGAGCAGGCTACCCAAGGTGATGAAACTGTCACAAGGTCTTctagtaaaagaaaaaggactGCAAAGGGGAAGAGAACTCCCCAATCCAAGAAAAAGCAATCTGCTGATCCCTCTGTTGATCAGCAGAATGAAGAAAACACTACTGAGAGTCAGCCAACACCTGAACCCTCCATTAGGAAGTCTCCAAGGACAAGGACTGAGACTCAAAATGTTGGTGCATCTGCCACTCAAACCTCAAAAGGGACACGTTCTGGGAAGAATCCAGTATCTCAGCCTGTACCTGAACCCGTTCCTCTACCAAAGTTCATCGATGATGAAgccagagacagatttga CACTGATAGTCGTAGGAAGCTTTCCTATGGCAGATTTCTGACCcctatttttgctcattttgAAATACCCTTTTCTGGCAAATCTCCAAAAGACAGTGTTTCATCAGTTTTctcaaaagcttattttgaaagaaagaacCTAAAATTTTTTGATGGTCATTGGTGCTACAAGGAGACTGTGGCCGAGTCTAGAAGAAAAAACTTGCATGAAACCCCTGTCACTCCTAGAACTCCCCATGATCAGTCAGGCTATGTTTCTCCTTTCACCATGCATCCTAGAAAGTCTGCCA atggtctcatgatgaccatgaccTCTGCCCAACAATCCTCTTTCCTTGAAAAAAGGAATCTTCTTGTGCCCCCTATACCTGAGACAAATGAGACTGCTCATCAGAAAGAACCAAGATCTGAGCCCACAGGGCCAACTACTGGTAATGAGACCACACCAGCTTCCAGCTCTCAGCCCAAGGATAAAGACAAGGCTCCAGTAACTGAAGAAGcatatgaagatgatgatgaagaaactgaggaagaagaggacCCTGAACAATATCGTCTGACCAGGAGGAGGCctggatcatctaaaatcacCATCTAG